The following proteins are encoded in a genomic region of Glycine soja cultivar W05 chromosome 17, ASM419377v2, whole genome shotgun sequence:
- the LOC114394267 gene encoding uncharacterized protein LOC114394267 produces the protein MSITLRTPPSTTLSSAASSIHRTRSTTFSFSLCSPPTLRFNSHSSLSLTRASASSITTASTTELDAVSSFSEIVPDTVVFDDFEKFPPTAATVSSSLLLGICGLPDTIFRNAVEMALADSECYGLENPNARLSCFVNKAFANVGSDMAKLVPGRVSTEVDARFAYDTPAIIRKVHDLLKLYNDSNVPPKRLLFKIPSTWQGIEAARLLESEGIQTHLTFVYSFAQAAAAAQAGASVIQIFVGRIRDWARNHSGDTEIESAQLRGEDPGLALVTKAYNYIHKYGHKSKLMAAAVRNKQDLFSLLGVDYIIAPLKVLQSLKESIASPDEKYSFVRRLSAQSAAKYTFSDEELVKWDEDSLTKAMGPAAVQLLAAGLDGHADQAKRVEELFEKIWPPPNV, from the exons ATGTCAATCACCTTGCGAACTCCGCCTTCTACAACTctctcttctgctgcatcttccatTCACAGAACAAGATCCACCACCTTCTCCTTCTCGCTTTGTTCCCCACCAACTCTTCGCTTCAATTCCCACAGCTCCCTCTCTCTTACTCGCGCTTCCGCTTCCTCTATCACTACCg CTTCGACCACTGAGCTGGACGCTGTGTCCTCCTTCAGCGAGATCGTTCCCGACACCGTCGTTTTCGATGATTTCGAAAA GTTTCCTCCAACTGCTGCTACTGTCAGTTCCTCGCTCCTCTTGGGAATATGTGGCCTTCCAGACACCATTTTTAGG AATGCCGTGGAAATGGCTTTAGCTGATTCTGAGTGTTATGgacttgaaaatcctaacgCGCGATTGTCTTGTTTTGTCAACaag GCTTTTGCAAATGTCGGTAGTGACATGGCAAAGCTTGTCCCTGGCCGTGTTTCGACGGAAGTGGATGCGCGGTTTGCTTATGACACACCTGCCATTATCAGGAAG GTACATGACCTGTTGAAGTTGTACAATGATAGCAATGTACCTCCGAAACGTCTGTTGTTTAAAATTCCTTCAACTTGGCAA GGAATAGAGGCTGCAAGGTTGCTGGAATCTGAAGGCATACAGACACATTTGACCTTTGTCTAcag TTTTGCTCAAGCTGCTGCTGCAGCTCAAGCTGGTGCTTCTgtcattcaaatttttgttgGTCGCATAAGG GATTGGGCACGTAATCATTCTGGTGACACAGAGATAGAATCTGCCCAGCTAAGAGGAGAGGATCCAGGGCTGGCATTG gtGACAAAAGCTTACAATTATATTCACAAATATGGACATAAGTCAAAGTTGATGGCAGCAGCAGTTCGCAACAAACAGGATCTATTTAGTCTTCTGGG GGTTGACTATATCATAGCTCCTTTAAAGGTATTGCAGTCTCTCAAAGAATCTATTGCTTCTCCTGATGAGAAGTACTCTTTTGTTAGGAGGTTATCTGCTCAGTCTGCTGCCAAGTACACATTTAGTGatgaagag CTTGTTAAATGGGACGAAGATAGCCTCACAAAAGCCATGGGGCCTGCAGCTGTGCAGCTTCTGGCTGCTGGACTGGATGGCCATGCTGATCAAGCAAAGCGGGTGGAAGAGTTATTTGAGAAAATTTGGCCACCACCTAATGTATGA
- the LOC114393400 gene encoding acid beta-fructofuranosidase-like produces the protein MDHRKPLLPTSSDDAPNPRTRKDLVLMICGLFLLSSLVAFGGYRASNAPHADVSSPASNDEQPSPTSVPSPKWYPVSRGVSSGVSEKSSSMFFAVKDGASEAFPWDNSMLSWQRTAFHFQPEKNWMNDPNGPMYYKGWYHFFYQYNPNGAVWGDIVWGHAVSRDMIHWLHLPLAMVADQWYDMQGVWTGSATILPNGEIIMLYTGSTNESVQVQNLAYPADPSDPLLVDWIKYPGNPVLVPPPGIGAKDFRDPTTAWLTSEGKWRITIGSKLNKTGIALVYDTEDFKSYELKEGLLRAVDGTGMWECVDFFPVSKKNENGLDTSVNGDEVKHVMKVSLDDDRHDYYAIGTYDEKSVLFTPDDAKNDVGVGLRYDYGIFYASKTFYDQNKERRLLWGWIGESDSEYADVAKGWASVQSIPRTVELDRKTGSNLLQWPVAEVESLRLRSDEFKNLKAKPGSVVSIDIETATQLDIVAEFEIDKETLEKTPESNEEYTCGNSGGSKQRGALGPFGLLVLADEGLFEYTPQYFYVIKGSNGNLKTSFCADQSRSSQANDVRKQIVGSAVPVLKDEKFSLRILVDHSIVESFAQGGRTVVTSRVYPTKAIYGAARLFLFNNATEATVTASLNVWQMNSAFIRPFHPDQKN, from the exons ATGGATCATCGCAAACCATTGTTACCCACTTCCTCTGACGATGCTCCAAATCCACGCACTCGGAAGGACCTTGTTCTAATGATTTGCGGTTTGTTTTTGCTCTCTTCCCTTGTTGCCTTTGGAGGGTACAGGGCCTCCAACGCGCCACATGCTGACGTGTCATCGCCAGCATCGAACGATGAACAACCTAGTCCCACATCGGTGCCTTCTCCGAAATGGTACCCGGTTTCGCGGGGTGTTTCTTCTGGGGTGTCGGAGAAGTCATCAAGCATGTTTTTTGCGGTTAAAGATGGAGCTTCGGAAGCATTTCCTTGGGACAATAGCATGCTGTCATGGCAGAGAACTGCTTTTCATTTCCAACCAGAGAAAAACTGGATGaacg ATCCTAACG GTCCTATGTACTACAAGGGATGGTATCACTTCTTCTACCAATACAACCCGAACGGTGCAGTTTGGGGTGACATAGTTTGGGGACACGCAGTGTCAAGGGACATGATCCACTGGCTTCACCTTCCACTAGCAATGGTGGCTGATCAATGGTATGACATGCAAGGTGTGTGGACAGGCTCAGCCACAATCTTACCAAACGGTGAAATCATCATGTTATACACAGGTTCCACCAACGAGTCAGTGCAGGTTCAAAACCTTGCATACCCTGCAGACCCCTCTGACCCTCTCCTTGTGGATTGGATCAAATACCCTGGAAACCCCGTTTTGGTGCCACCACCAGGCATTGGTGCTAAGGACTTTCGCGACCCGACAACCGCGTGGCTCACCTCCGAAGGGAAGTGGCGAATCACCATAGGATCCAAGCTCAACAAAACAGGCATTGCATTGGTTTATGACACTGAGGACTTCAAGAGCTATGAGCTCAAGGAGGGTTTGCTTCGCGCTGTCGATGGCACCGGCATGTGGGAGTGTGTGGACTTCTTCCCTGTGTCCAAGAAGAATGAGAATGGATTGGATACATCTGTTAATGGGGATGAGGTGAAGCATGTGATGAAGGTGAGCCTGGATGATGATAGACATGATTACTATGCAATTGGGACTTATGATGAGAAGAGTGTCTTGTTCACACCAGATGATGCTAAGAATGATGTTGGTGTTGGATTAAGGTATGACTATGGGATATTCTATGCATCCAAGACGTTTTATGATCAGAATAAGGAGAGGAGACTTTTGTGGGGTTGGATTGGAGAGTCTGACAGTGAATATGCTGATGTAGCCAAAGGTTGGGCTTCAGTTCag AGTATTCCTAGAACTGTGGAGCTTGATAGGAAGACTGGCAGCAACTTGCTTCAGTGGCCTGTTGCTGAGGTGGAGAGTTTGAGATTGAGAAGTGATGAATTCAAAAATTTGAAGGCTAAACCAGGGTCAGTCGTGTCAATAGATATTGAAACAGCCACACAG TTGGACATTGTTGCCGAGTTTGAGATAGACAAGGAAACCCTTGAGAAAACACCTGAATCCAACGAGGAGTACACGTGTGGCAACAGTGGTGGATCTAAACAACGTGGTGCCTTAGGACCTTTTGGTCTTTTGGTTTTGGCAGATGAGGGCCTTTTTGAGTATACTCCTCAGTATTTTTATGTCATTAAAGGGAGCAATGGAAATCTTAAGACTTCCTTTTGCGCTGATCAATCAAG GTCTTCTCAGGCAAATGATGTTCGCAAGCAAATCGTTGGCAGCGCTGTTCCAGTACTTAAAGATGAAAAGTTTTCCTTGCGGATACTG gtGGACCATTCTATTGTTGAAAGCTTTGCTCAAGGTGGAAGGACGGTTGTGACATCTCGGGTTTATCCAACAAAGGCAATCTATGGAGCTGCTAGGTTGTTCTTGTTCAACAATGCTACTGAGGCCACTGTGACAGCCTCACTCAATGTTTGGCAAATGAATTCTGCATTTATACGCCCATTCCACCCTGATcagaagaattaa